One Streptomyces lincolnensis genomic region harbors:
- a CDS encoding D-isomer specific 2-hydroxyacid dehydrogenase family protein, whose translation MTHSEKTRITMYGCGPDEAVLFRELAPALGVRPAITDAPVSEATAELASGSRCISVGHKTPVTHATLRALDRAGVAYVSTRSIGRNHIDVEYAESIGIRVENVSYSPDSVADHTLMLMLMAIRDAKSIVRRTDMHDYRLSELRGKELRDLTVGVIGTGRIGAAVMGRLRGFGCRMVAHDNRPVDRPGIAVEYVPLDELLRRSDLITLHAPLTPQTRHLLNRRRLARMKNGALIVNTGRGALIDTEALVQELESGRLGGAALDVVEGEEGIFYGDCRDIPIESKALLRLQELPNALITPHTAYYTDHALRDTVKNSLTNCLAFESGNQHG comes from the coding sequence ATGACCCACAGCGAAAAGACCCGCATCACCATGTACGGGTGCGGTCCGGACGAAGCCGTTCTGTTCCGCGAGCTGGCTCCCGCTCTCGGTGTGCGGCCGGCCATCACCGACGCACCGGTCTCCGAAGCCACTGCCGAACTGGCCTCCGGCAGCCGGTGCATCAGTGTCGGCCACAAGACGCCCGTCACCCACGCCACTCTGCGTGCACTCGACCGGGCCGGAGTGGCCTATGTCTCCACGCGGAGCATCGGCCGCAACCACATCGACGTGGAATACGCGGAGAGCATCGGCATCCGTGTCGAAAACGTCTCCTACTCGCCGGACAGCGTGGCCGACCACACGCTGATGCTCATGCTGATGGCGATACGGGATGCGAAATCCATCGTCCGGCGCACCGACATGCACGACTACCGACTGAGCGAACTGCGCGGAAAAGAGCTGCGCGATCTGACCGTCGGAGTGATCGGAACAGGCCGTATCGGCGCGGCGGTCATGGGCCGGCTCCGGGGTTTCGGCTGCCGAATGGTGGCCCATGACAATCGCCCCGTCGACCGTCCCGGGATTGCTGTCGAGTACGTTCCGCTCGATGAGCTGCTGCGGCGGAGCGACCTGATCACCCTGCATGCGCCGCTCACCCCGCAGACACGCCATCTGCTGAATCGACGGCGCCTTGCGCGGATGAAGAACGGTGCGCTGATCGTCAACACCGGGCGTGGTGCGCTCATCGACACCGAGGCTCTGGTGCAGGAACTGGAGAGCGGCAGGCTGGGCGGTGCGGCGCTGGATGTCGTAGAAGGCGAGGAAGGCATCTTCTACGGCGACTGCCGGGACATACCCATCGAAAGCAAAGCACTGTTGCGGCTTCAGGAGTTGCCGAACGCGCTCATCACTCCGCACACCGCCTACTACACGGACCACGCCCTGCGCGACACCGTGAAGAACTCCCTCACCAACTGTCTGGCATTCGAAAGCGGGAATCAGCATGGCTAA